From the Clostridium acetobutylicum ATCC 824 genome, one window contains:
- a CDS encoding glycoside hydrolase family 43 protein, with translation MKKASYIMAFSLAFALVSPVACHADNPVVQTLYTTDPAPMVYNGTCYLYTGHDEDGSTWYTMKDWRCYSSTDMVNWTDNGSPLAYNTFSWAKGDAWAGQCIPRNGKFYYYVPVTQKSGGMAIGVAVSNSPTGPFVDALGHPLAYTGTGDIDPTVFIDNDGQAYLYWGNPNLYYVKLNQDMISYSGKIVQVPLTTAGFGVRKGNSSRPTLYEEGPWFYKRNGMYYMVYAAGGIPEYISYSTSKSPTGPWYYKGVIMPSQGRSFTNHPGVIDFKGNSYFFYHNGALPGGSGFTRSVCIEQFKYNADGTFPTINMTTTGVSGIGNLNPYTQNEAETICWESNVKTEKCSEGGMDVCNIQNNSWIKVKGVNFDSGAASFNARVASATNGGNIELHLDSPSGTLIGTCHVNSTGGWQSWVTNSCNVSGAKGIHDLYLKFTGGNGYLFNVNWWKFNGTKTVSTR, from the coding sequence ATGAAAAAAGCGTCTTATATAATGGCCTTTTCACTTGCTTTCGCTCTAGTTTCTCCAGTAGCATGTCATGCAGATAACCCAGTAGTGCAAACTCTTTATACTACTGATCCTGCTCCAATGGTATATAACGGTACTTGTTATTTGTACACTGGTCATGATGAAGATGGGTCAACTTGGTACACTATGAAAGATTGGCGATGTTATTCCTCAACAGACATGGTTAATTGGACGGATAATGGCTCACCATTAGCTTACAATACATTTAGCTGGGCAAAAGGTGATGCATGGGCTGGTCAGTGTATTCCTAGGAATGGAAAGTTCTACTATTATGTTCCGGTAACTCAAAAAAGTGGTGGAATGGCAATAGGTGTTGCAGTATCAAATAGTCCTACTGGACCTTTTGTTGATGCTCTTGGACATCCTTTAGCTTATACTGGTACAGGAGATATTGATCCTACAGTGTTTATAGATAATGATGGTCAAGCTTATTTATATTGGGGCAACCCTAATCTTTATTATGTTAAACTAAATCAAGATATGATTTCATATTCAGGAAAGATTGTACAAGTGCCTTTAACTACAGCAGGCTTTGGAGTGCGTAAAGGAAATTCTAGTAGGCCAACTTTATATGAAGAAGGTCCATGGTTTTATAAGCGAAATGGAATGTACTATATGGTGTATGCAGCTGGCGGTATACCTGAATATATTTCTTATTCCACAAGCAAAAGTCCTACTGGACCATGGTATTATAAAGGAGTAATTATGCCTTCTCAGGGTCGCAGTTTTACAAATCATCCAGGTGTAATCGATTTTAAAGGGAATTCTTATTTCTTTTATCATAATGGTGCTTTGCCTGGAGGTAGTGGATTTACACGTTCAGTGTGTATTGAGCAATTTAAATATAATGCCGATGGTACGTTTCCTACAATAAATATGACGACTACAGGTGTTTCTGGTATTGGTAATTTAAATCCATACACCCAAAATGAAGCTGAAACAATTTGCTGGGAATCAAATGTTAAGACTGAAAAGTGCAGTGAAGGTGGAATGGATGTATGTAATATACAAAATAACAGCTGGATAAAAGTAAAAGGTGTAAACTTTGATTCTGGTGCAGCTTCCTTTAATGCAAGAGTAGCTTCAGCAACTAATGGAGGAAACATTGAACTTCATCTTGATAGTCCATCAGGAACACTTATTGGAACTTGCCATGTTAATAGTACTGGTGGTTGGCAATCTTGGGTTACTAATTCTTGTAATGTAAGCGGAGCGAAAGGTATACATGATTTATATCTAAAATTTACTGGAGGAAATGGTTATTTATTTAATGTTAATTGGTGGAAGTTTAATGGTACAAAAACTGTATCAACTAGATAA
- a CDS encoding endo-1,4-beta-xylanase, which translates to MLKSKLAKICTGVLALGLALSISGVGTAKAAMSHSKFVGNIIAGNVPNNFSNYWNQVTPENATKWGAIEYSRGNYNWGSADLIYNYARSKNMPFKFHNLVWGSQQPNWMSNLSPQDQRSEVSKWIAAAGKRYSGSAFVDVVNEPLHTQPSYKNALGGSGSTGYDWIVWSYQQARKAFPHSKLLINEYGIIGDPNAAANYVKIINVLKSKGLIDGIGIQCHYFNMDNVSVGTMNSVLSTLSKTGLPIYVSELDMTGNDATQLARYQQKFPVLYQNPNVKGVTIWGYMQGQTWNSGTYLVNSNGTERPALKWLRSYLASH; encoded by the coding sequence ATGTTAAAATCAAAGTTAGCAAAAATATGTACAGGAGTCTTAGCTTTAGGTCTTGCCCTTTCAATTTCAGGTGTGGGAACTGCTAAAGCTGCAATGTCACACAGCAAATTTGTAGGAAATATTATAGCAGGTAATGTTCCAAATAATTTTAGTAACTACTGGAACCAGGTTACACCAGAAAATGCAACTAAGTGGGGTGCAATTGAATATAGTCGTGGCAATTATAACTGGGGAAGTGCAGATCTTATTTATAATTATGCCAGAAGTAAAAACATGCCATTCAAATTTCATAATTTAGTATGGGGAAGTCAGCAGCCTAATTGGATGTCAAATCTTTCACCTCAAGATCAAAGATCTGAAGTATCAAAATGGATTGCAGCTGCAGGTAAAAGATATTCTGGTTCAGCTTTTGTTGATGTTGTAAATGAACCACTGCACACTCAACCTTCTTATAAAAATGCCTTAGGCGGAAGTGGTTCTACTGGTTATGACTGGATTGTATGGTCTTATCAGCAGGCAAGAAAAGCCTTCCCTCATTCAAAACTTTTAATTAATGAATATGGCATAATAGGCGATCCTAATGCAGCAGCTAATTATGTTAAAATCATAAATGTTCTTAAAAGCAAAGGTTTAATTGATGGAATAGGAATTCAATGTCATTACTTCAATATGGATAACGTTTCTGTAGGTACAATGAACTCTGTTTTAAGCACTTTATCTAAAACAGGTTTACCAATATACGTATCAGAACTTGATATGACAGGTAATGATGCTACTCAGCTTGCTAGATATCAACAAAAATTCCCTGTTTTATATCAAAACCCTAATGTAAAAGGTGTAACTATATGGGGATATATGCAAGGTCAAACTTGGAATAGTGGTACTTATTTAGTTAATTCAAATGGTACTGAACGTCCAGCTCTTAAATGGTTAAGATCTTATTTAGCTAGTCATTAA
- a CDS encoding beta-xylosidase: MKKRFISSTLILTTILSLSGAFQSKAFAATTLTVDCRATLRGVTHCASGSLYGVTESKPFDINQFVAPLKPNVFTNPALAGFNHQQPIGAAIPTAGRLKNTTGKVMIRLADIFPRWPYGFTNMNDWLGKVTSVINQKKASGYSNFYGYEIWNEPDGTFKNNNVSFNDMWLQTYKLIRRLDPNSQIIGPSYSYYNHYNMNAFLNFCRANNCLPDVICWHELGGSQNISGNIRDLKTLERSLGIPERKIAINEYSDSNHYAEGQPGASAPFIAKFERNKVDSACISWWWTNAPGRLGSLMASDTQKGAGWWFYKWYGDMTGNMVNVIPQNDNSNLADGFACVDSNAKYISVLLGGVNDGTVNVNIKNIPAFIGSSATVKVEKVDWNGKDTPVNGTNTVFSKRYTVSNGTINVSIPGTNNTSGYRVYVSR, translated from the coding sequence ATGAAAAAAAGATTTATTAGTAGTACATTAATCTTAACAACTATTTTATCATTAAGCGGAGCGTTTCAATCTAAAGCATTTGCAGCAACTACTTTGACTGTGGATTGTAGGGCTACGCTTAGAGGGGTAACACATTGTGCTAGTGGTTCTCTTTATGGAGTTACAGAAAGTAAGCCATTTGATATTAACCAATTTGTTGCACCACTAAAACCAAATGTTTTCACAAATCCAGCTTTGGCAGGTTTTAACCATCAGCAACCTATTGGTGCTGCTATTCCTACAGCTGGAAGACTTAAAAATACCACCGGAAAAGTTATGATTAGGTTAGCAGATATATTTCCTAGGTGGCCGTATGGTTTTACAAATATGAATGATTGGCTTGGTAAAGTTACTAGTGTAATCAATCAAAAAAAGGCTTCCGGATATTCGAATTTTTATGGCTATGAAATATGGAACGAACCAGATGGTACCTTTAAAAATAATAATGTTAGCTTTAATGATATGTGGCTTCAAACTTATAAATTAATACGCCGTTTAGATCCGAACTCTCAGATTATAGGACCATCTTATTCTTACTATAATCATTATAATATGAATGCTTTTCTTAATTTCTGCAGAGCAAATAACTGCCTCCCCGATGTAATTTGCTGGCATGAACTTGGAGGAAGTCAAAATATTTCTGGGAACATTAGAGATTTGAAAACATTAGAAAGATCACTAGGAATACCAGAAAGGAAGATTGCAATAAATGAATATTCTGATAGCAATCATTATGCAGAAGGACAACCAGGCGCATCAGCACCTTTTATTGCAAAATTCGAACGTAACAAAGTAGATTCTGCTTGCATTTCTTGGTGGTGGACAAATGCACCGGGAAGACTTGGAAGTCTTATGGCATCTGACACTCAAAAGGGTGCTGGATGGTGGTTTTATAAATGGTATGGTGATATGACAGGTAACATGGTTAATGTAATACCTCAAAATGATAATAGCAATCTAGCAGATGGTTTTGCTTGTGTTGATTCAAATGCGAAATATATAAGCGTACTTTTAGGTGGAGTTAATGATGGAACTGTTAATGTAAATATTAAAAATATCCCAGCCTTTATTGGTTCTAGTGCCACTGTCAAAGTAGAAAAGGTAGATTGGAATGGTAAGGATACTCCTGTAAATGGTACAAATACAGTTTTCTCAAAAAGATATACTGTATCTAATGGAACCATTAACGTATCAATACCAGGAACAAACAATACCAGTGGATATCGTGTTTATGTATCACGTTAA
- a CDS encoding RICIN domain-containing protein, protein MKNKIKKIVLSVVTFSMICLPFTDGFTSIKAASNVMVNLASKKQVIRGFGGMNSVAWAGDLTAAQRETAFGNGNNQLGLSVVRIFVDDNKNNWYKELPTAKSAIAHGSIVFATPWNPPSSMTETFNRNGEKAKRLRYDKYGDYAKYLNDFVSYMKNNGVNLYAISVQNEPDYGRDWTWWTPQEVLRFMRDYAGSINCRVMSPESFSYQKNMYDPILNDPKALANMDILGTHTYGTQVKDFPYPLFKQKAAGKDLWMTEVYVPNSDANSADRWPEALEVANHINNAMVEGDFQAYVWWYIRRSYGLIKENGAISKRGYMMAHFSKFVRPGYVRVDATKNPVGNVYVSAYTGNNKVVIVAINKGTYPVNQSFNIQNSTVSNVSSWVTSGTLNMAKTNSNINAANGRFNASLPAQSVTTFVADLNSTKPTTNPTTNPTPGSTVTLNNGWYYIKNINAQKYLQVANNTGKAGQNVELGSGSGVAGQKWYLTNTGDGYITLKNALGNYMLDVSYGENKDGSNIQIFNAYSGDSQKFAVKASSKNGQYSVATKSSNGSKVLDDYNFGTADGTNVCQWTYGGNANQLWVFEPTNN, encoded by the coding sequence TTGAAAAACAAAATAAAAAAAATAGTTTTATCTGTAGTTACATTTTCTATGATTTGTTTACCATTTACAGATGGATTTACATCCATTAAAGCAGCTTCAAATGTTATGGTTAATTTAGCCTCAAAAAAGCAAGTAATTCGTGGTTTTGGAGGAATGAATTCTGTAGCTTGGGCTGGTGATTTGACAGCAGCTCAAAGAGAAACAGCCTTTGGAAATGGAAATAATCAACTAGGTCTTTCTGTAGTAAGAATATTTGTAGATGATAATAAGAACAATTGGTATAAAGAGTTACCAACAGCTAAAAGTGCTATTGCACATGGATCGATAGTCTTTGCTACGCCTTGGAACCCTCCAAGTTCTATGACAGAAACCTTTAATAGAAATGGTGAAAAAGCAAAACGCCTTAGATATGATAAATATGGTGACTATGCTAAATATCTTAATGATTTTGTATCATATATGAAGAATAATGGTGTTAATTTGTATGCTATTTCTGTACAAAATGAGCCTGATTATGGGCGCGATTGGACTTGGTGGACACCACAGGAAGTACTTCGTTTTATGAGAGACTATGCAGGAAGTATTAACTGCAGGGTAATGTCACCTGAGTCATTTTCTTATCAAAAAAACATGTACGATCCTATATTAAATGATCCAAAAGCTCTTGCGAACATGGATATCCTTGGGACTCACACTTATGGTACTCAAGTTAAAGATTTTCCTTATCCACTTTTTAAACAAAAAGCAGCAGGAAAAGATCTTTGGATGACAGAAGTGTATGTTCCAAACAGTGATGCTAATTCAGCAGATCGCTGGCCTGAAGCGTTAGAGGTTGCAAATCATATAAACAATGCTATGGTAGAAGGCGATTTCCAAGCGTATGTATGGTGGTATATAAGAAGATCCTATGGATTGATCAAAGAGAATGGTGCTATAAGTAAACGTGGCTACATGATGGCCCATTTCTCCAAGTTTGTTCGTCCTGGATATGTAAGAGTTGATGCAACAAAAAATCCAGTAGGTAATGTTTATGTGTCAGCCTACACAGGAAATAATAAAGTGGTTATTGTTGCAATAAACAAAGGAACATATCCAGTAAATCAAAGCTTTAATATACAAAATAGTACGGTATCTAATGTGTCTTCATGGGTAACTTCAGGAACATTAAATATGGCTAAAACAAATTCTAATATAAATGCAGCTAATGGAAGATTCAATGCATCACTTCCAGCTCAAAGTGTAACTACATTTGTAGCAGATTTAAATTCTACTAAGCCTACAACTAACCCTACAACTAATCCTACTCCTGGAAGTACTGTAACTTTAAATAATGGATGGTACTACATTAAAAATATTAATGCTCAAAAATACCTTCAAGTTGCAAATAATACAGGAAAAGCAGGACAAAATGTTGAGCTTGGTTCAGGTTCAGGAGTTGCTGGACAAAAATGGTATTTAACAAATACAGGAGATGGTTATATTACTTTAAAAAATGCTTTAGGTAACTATATGCTGGATGTTAGCTATGGTGAAAATAAGGATGGAAGTAATATTCAAATTTTTAATGCATACAGCGGAGATTCACAAAAATTTGCTGTAAAAGCTTCTTCTAAAAATGGTCAATATTCTGTTGCAACTAAGAGTAGTAATGGATCTAAGGTATTAGATGATTATAACTTTGGAACTGCTGATGGCACTAATGTATGTCAGTGGACTTATGGAGGAAATGCTAATCAATTATGGGTATTTGAGCCTACTAACAACTAA
- a CDS encoding RICIN domain-containing protein: MNIKLKRTLISLVAFSMTCLPFVGTGSSVKAASNDATINVAAKHQTIRGFGASSAWCGALSDTCMDTLYKNAGLDILRVRIAPNEGWNRGDYRAWADELSNAKKVRARGGIVFATPWTPPASMKTNNTTTGANKGSLKPSSYAAYAAYLKTFVKYMSDNGAPLYALSLQNEPDWAPDYDACTWTAQQFHDFLKQYGASLSSTIKIIMPESLGFNPAMSDPTLNDPTTAQYVSIIGGHLYGSPIRDYPLARNKGKDIWMTEHYLEGNDPGTCVKLAKEIHDCMTIGNMNAYVYWWISGDQNGLYNTRTNETYKKTYVMGQFSKFIGNGYSRVDATNSPQSNVYVSAYTGNNKVVIVAINQGTYPVNQSFNVQNSTVSNVSSWVSSGTLNMAKTNSNISAANGRFNASLPAQSVTTFVADLNSTNPTTDPTTNPTPGSTVTLNNGWYYIKNINAQKYLQVASNTGKAGQNVELGSGSGAAGQKWYLTNTGDGYVTLKSALGNYMLDVSYGENKDGSNIQIFNAYSGDAQKFSVKASSKDGQYFVSTKSSNGTKVLDDYNFGTADGTNVCQWTYGGNANQLWAFEPTNN, from the coding sequence ATGAATATTAAATTAAAAAGAACGTTAATATCTTTGGTGGCTTTTTCTATGACATGCTTGCCTTTTGTAGGTACAGGCTCTTCTGTTAAAGCAGCATCAAATGATGCAACAATAAATGTAGCAGCTAAACATCAAACTATTAGAGGATTTGGTGCATCAAGTGCATGGTGCGGAGCTCTTAGCGATACTTGCATGGATACCCTTTATAAAAATGCAGGTCTCGATATTTTGAGAGTACGTATTGCTCCAAATGAAGGCTGGAACAGAGGAGATTATAGGGCATGGGCTGATGAGCTTTCTAATGCAAAAAAAGTACGTGCAAGAGGAGGTATTGTTTTTGCAACTCCATGGACACCACCAGCTTCAATGAAGACTAATAATACAACAACAGGTGCTAATAAAGGATCCTTAAAGCCTTCTTCCTATGCAGCTTATGCAGCTTATTTAAAAACTTTCGTGAAATATATGTCTGATAATGGAGCACCTTTATATGCATTATCTCTTCAAAATGAGCCAGATTGGGCACCTGATTATGATGCTTGTACTTGGACAGCACAACAGTTCCATGATTTCCTTAAACAATATGGAGCTAGCTTATCTAGTACTATTAAAATAATTATGCCTGAATCATTAGGTTTTAACCCAGCAATGTCAGATCCAACTCTTAATGATCCTACTACTGCTCAGTATGTTTCAATCATTGGAGGACATCTATATGGATCTCCTATTAGAGATTACCCTTTAGCACGTAATAAGGGAAAAGACATCTGGATGACTGAACACTATCTTGAAGGCAATGATCCAGGTACATGTGTAAAATTAGCTAAAGAAATTCATGATTGCATGACAATTGGAAATATGAATGCTTATGTATATTGGTGGATATCTGGAGATCAAAATGGATTATATAATACTAGAACTAATGAGACTTATAAGAAAACATATGTAATGGGTCAGTTCTCAAAATTCATCGGAAATGGTTACTCTAGAGTTGATGCTACAAATAGTCCTCAATCAAATGTCTATGTATCAGCATATACAGGAAATAATAAAGTAGTTATCGTTGCAATAAATCAAGGAACATACCCAGTAAATCAAAGCTTTAATGTACAAAATAGTACAGTGTCTAACGTGTCTTCATGGGTAAGTTCAGGAACATTAAATATGGCTAAAACAAATTCTAATATAAGTGCAGCTAATGGAAGATTCAATGCATCACTTCCAGCTCAAAGTGTAACTACATTTGTAGCAGATTTAAATTCTACTAATCCTACAACTGACCCTACAACTAATCCTACTCCTGGAAGTACTGTAACTTTAAATAATGGATGGTACTACATTAAAAATATTAATGCACAAAAATATCTTCAAGTTGCAAGTAATACAGGAAAAGCAGGACAAAATGTTGAGCTTGGTTCAGGTTCAGGAGCTGCTGGACAAAAATGGTATTTAACAAATACAGGAGATGGTTATGTTACTTTAAAAAGTGCTTTAGGTAACTATATGCTTGATGTTAGCTATGGTGAAAATAAGGATGGAAGTAATATTCAAATCTTTAATGCATACAGCGGAGATGCACAAAAATTTTCTGTAAAAGCTTCTTCTAAAGATGGTCAATATTTTGTTTCAACTAAGAGCAGTAATGGAACTAAGGTATTAGATGACTATAACTTTGGAACTGCTGATGGCACTAATGTATGTCAGTGGACTTATGGAGGAAATGCTAATCAATTATGGGCATTTGAGCCTACTAACAACTAA
- a CDS encoding carbohydrate-binding protein has translation MFKKSNAFLLTFALICGIGFAKSNVYASVIKTNGAHTKSNLLNFNVNDVLAQSTGVTNALAKVPGYSNPLITQKFGADPFAMVYNGRVYVYMSSDAFEYDNRGNIINNDYSNIKTISVISSDDMVNWTDNGEIPVAGPNGAAKWATNSWAPSVTHKVINGRDKFFLYFANNAGSIGVLTADSPVGPWIDPLGKPMITGSTPGVNGVAWLFDPAVLVDDDGTGYLYFGGGIPGGNNPSQGQIANPKTARVMKLNGDMIHTTGSAATIDSPFMFEDSGIHKYNGKYYYSYCSNFSGNHPNGTPPQGDIAYMTSNSPMGPFTYKGTFLKNPGTYFGVGGNNHHAVFQFNNQWYVVYHAQTLGKAMGITKGYRSPMINKVSYSPNGLMNNVIEDMQGVAQVANLNPYKRTEAETIGWNGGISTQKCTAPGSMVSSNNLDVTSINNGDWLAVSKADFGSGAASFKANVASTVGGKIEIHLDSADGQLIGTLNVSPTGGEQQWKEMQCNVKSVSGVHNIFFKFTGNSSKNLFNFDYWQFSANGTNPTNPTTDPTTNPTPGSTVTLNNGWYYIKNVNAQKYLQVASNTGKARQNVELGSGSGAAGQKWYLTNTEDGYVTLKSALGNYMLDVSYGENKDGSNIQIFNAYSGDSQKFSVKASSKNGQYSVATKSSNGSKVLDDYNFGTADGTNVCQWTYGGNNNQMWVFEPTNN, from the coding sequence ATGTTTAAAAAGTCAAATGCATTTCTGTTAACGTTTGCACTAATTTGCGGTATTGGATTTGCTAAGTCTAATGTATATGCAAGTGTAATTAAAACAAATGGAGCACACACAAAATCGAATCTACTAAATTTCAATGTAAATGATGTTTTAGCCCAATCAACTGGTGTTACAAATGCTCTTGCAAAGGTTCCGGGATATTCTAATCCACTTATTACACAGAAGTTTGGAGCAGATCCATTTGCTATGGTTTATAACGGCAGGGTATATGTTTATATGTCAAGTGACGCCTTTGAGTATGATAACAGAGGAAATATAATTAACAATGACTATAGCAATATTAAGACAATAAGTGTTATATCTTCTGATGATATGGTTAACTGGACTGATAATGGTGAAATCCCAGTAGCAGGTCCAAATGGTGCGGCAAAATGGGCAACTAATTCTTGGGCGCCATCAGTTACACATAAGGTTATAAATGGTAGAGATAAGTTCTTCCTTTATTTTGCAAACAATGCAGGAAGTATTGGTGTCTTAACAGCAGACAGTCCAGTAGGACCATGGATAGATCCTCTTGGCAAACCTATGATCACAGGAAGTACCCCTGGAGTTAACGGTGTTGCTTGGCTATTTGATCCTGCAGTACTAGTAGACGACGATGGAACAGGATACTTGTATTTTGGTGGAGGTATACCAGGAGGTAATAATCCATCACAGGGCCAAATTGCAAATCCTAAAACAGCTAGAGTTATGAAATTAAATGGTGATATGATTCATACTACTGGAAGTGCAGCTACAATCGATTCTCCATTTATGTTTGAAGATTCGGGTATCCATAAATACAATGGTAAATACTATTATTCCTATTGTTCTAATTTCTCAGGAAATCATCCAAATGGAACTCCACCTCAAGGTGATATTGCTTACATGACAAGTAACAGTCCTATGGGACCATTTACTTATAAGGGTACTTTTCTTAAGAACCCAGGAACTTACTTTGGAGTAGGTGGTAATAATCATCATGCTGTTTTCCAATTTAACAATCAGTGGTATGTAGTGTACCATGCTCAAACTCTTGGAAAAGCTATGGGAATTACAAAAGGATATCGTTCTCCTATGATTAACAAAGTTTCATATTCTCCAAATGGGCTTATGAATAACGTTATAGAGGATATGCAGGGTGTAGCTCAAGTGGCTAATCTTAATCCATATAAGAGAACTGAAGCAGAAACAATTGGTTGGAATGGAGGTATTTCGACTCAAAAATGTACTGCACCAGGAAGTATGGTGAGCAGTAATAATCTTGATGTTACAAGTATAAACAATGGAGATTGGCTTGCTGTATCAAAAGCTGATTTTGGAAGTGGAGCCGCATCCTTTAAAGCAAATGTTGCATCAACTGTAGGAGGTAAGATAGAAATACATCTAGATAGTGCGGATGGACAACTCATTGGTACACTCAACGTAAGCCCTACAGGTGGGGAGCAGCAGTGGAAAGAGATGCAATGTAACGTAAAGAGCGTTAGCGGTGTTCACAATATCTTCTTTAAGTTTACAGGAAATAGTAGTAAAAATTTATTTAATTTTGACTATTGGCAGTTTAGCGCTAATGGTACTAATCCTACTAATCCTACAACTGACCCTACAACTAATCCTACGCCTGGAAGTACTGTAACTTTAAATAATGGCTGGTATTACATTAAAAATGTAAATGCTCAAAAGTATCTTCAAGTTGCAAGCAATACAGGAAAGGCAAGACAAAATGTTGAGCTTGGTTCAGGCTCGGGAGCTGCCGGACAAAAGTGGTATTTAACAAATACAGAAGATGGGTATGTTACTTTAAAAAGTGCCTTAGGTAACTATATGCTAGACGTTAGCTATGGTGAAAATAAGGATGGAAGCAATATTCAAATTTTTAATGCATACAGCGGAGATTCACAAAAATTTTCTGTAAAAGCTTCTTCTAAAAATGGTCAATATTCTGTTGCAACTAAGAGTAGTAATGGATCTAAGGTATTAGATGATTACAACTTTGGAACTGCTGATGGTACTAATGTATGTCAGTGGACTTATGGAGGAAATAACAATCAAATGTGGGTATTTGAACCTACTAATAATTAA
- a CDS encoding PucR family transcriptional regulator, whose amino-acid sequence MGILINSIIDKLKQYKPKSYINNKNITTIESVKYLDNNIKYFHSNTLYVGELSKFAVSNLILHQTNFLIISKLQMPFPIKTNKNINIVLINEDFTLSMFNKILDIFFQYQNIDTNSLRLLEVLSKNTGLQNIINSASKLLGNPAYISNTNFKILSFTEGIKLDHPLWQDVALKGYQQYESLQSLLTDAILDAKIPIYFKSTNNKNRYTIDYSNNREGKLRPNSKSIIYKENNKFTISRIWSNIYAGNKLLGQFIVLEAFKPFTESDIRLIKLLSNAISIELQKHKYYESTNITNEELLLLQLLDGKIVNREALDENIKFAHCTFKYPLNLIGIINKNSISYIQFSYIKTFFKKIFHDSICVLYKGNIVIVASYVQDKTLYETCFKKLNKVLKDLDMLCGISRPFYNLLDINKYYNQSLKSIELGRHLTNNKFIFFYDSYILQHIFSLCSSEESLKDFCHPSIFKLITYDSVYKTDYLKNLYLYVMNFKNQSKLAELMHVHRNTLHYRISKIEEIMNVDLNNVDEFFSIYLSLKILEYLGECLI is encoded by the coding sequence ATGGGTATATTAATTAATAGCATTATAGATAAACTCAAACAATATAAACCCAAAAGTTATATTAACAACAAAAATATAACAACTATTGAATCTGTAAAATATCTAGATAACAATATTAAGTATTTTCACTCAAACACACTGTATGTTGGTGAATTATCAAAGTTCGCAGTAAGTAATCTAATCTTGCACCAAACTAATTTCTTAATTATTTCTAAACTTCAAATGCCATTTCCTATTAAAACCAATAAGAACATAAACATAGTTCTTATAAATGAAGATTTTACATTATCTATGTTCAACAAGATTCTAGATATTTTTTTTCAATATCAAAATATAGATACTAATTCTTTAAGACTACTAGAGGTACTTTCCAAAAACACTGGTTTACAAAACATTATTAATAGTGCCTCAAAGCTTCTTGGAAATCCTGCTTATATCAGCAACACAAACTTTAAAATTCTATCATTTACAGAAGGCATTAAATTAGATCACCCCTTATGGCAAGACGTTGCATTAAAGGGCTATCAGCAATATGAAAGTTTGCAAAGTCTTCTAACTGATGCAATATTAGATGCAAAAATACCAATTTATTTTAAATCAACAAACAATAAAAATAGATATACTATTGATTATAGTAATAATAGAGAAGGTAAGTTAAGACCAAATTCTAAATCTATTATATATAAAGAAAATAATAAATTTACTATATCTCGAATATGGTCAAACATATATGCGGGCAACAAGCTTTTAGGTCAATTTATAGTACTTGAAGCCTTTAAGCCATTTACAGAGAGTGATATAAGGTTAATCAAACTTTTAAGTAATGCAATTTCAATAGAACTTCAAAAACATAAATACTATGAGAGCACAAATATAACCAATGAAGAATTGCTACTATTACAACTACTTGATGGTAAAATAGTTAACCGTGAAGCTCTTGATGAAAACATTAAATTTGCACATTGTACCTTTAAATATCCTCTTAACCTTATAGGAATCATTAATAAAAATTCTATCTCATACATTCAGTTCAGCTACATAAAAACCTTTTTTAAAAAGATATTTCATGATTCTATCTGTGTTTTGTATAAAGGAAATATAGTTATAGTCGCTAGCTATGTCCAGGATAAAACCTTGTATGAGACTTGCTTTAAAAAATTAAATAAGGTTTTAAAAGATCTAGACATGCTTTGTGGAATTAGTCGTCCATTCTATAATTTACTTGACATTAATAAATACTATAATCAGTCACTTAAATCAATAGAACTCGGACGTCATTTAACTAATAATAAATTTATTTTTTTCTATGATTCCTATATTTTGCAGCATATCTTTTCTCTATGCTCCAGTGAAGAATCCCTTAAAGATTTTTGTCACCCTTCAATCTTTAAACTTATCACCTATGATAGTGTGTATAAAACAGATTACCTAAAGAACCTATATTTATATGTAATGAATTTTAAAAACCAGTCAAAGCTTGCAGAATTAATGCATGTACATAGAAATACTCTACACTACAGAATTTCTAAAATAGAAGAAATAATGAATGTGGACTTAAATAATGTAGATGAATTTTTTAGCATTTATTTATCCCTAAAGATACTAGAATACCTTGGTGAATGCTTAATATGA